From the Calonectris borealis chromosome 4, bCalBor7.hap1.2, whole genome shotgun sequence genome, one window contains:
- the EREG gene encoding proepiregulin, with product MSTICYLLQAVLGTTVIPLCGPGEMENCTTALIQTENSPRVAQVGITRCKPEMKDYCFHGQCVYIVDLDEHYCRCDVGFSGVRCVHSELVRQPLSKEYVALTVIVVLLFLIAISVASYYICRRYRSKQRQTNASEYKEVGAL from the exons GTTACCTATTGCAAGCAGTCCTGGGCACAACAGTGATCCCATTATGTGGGCCTGGTGAAATGGAGAACTGCACAACAGCACTAA TCCAGACAGAGAACAGTCCACGTGTGGCTCAAGTTGGGATAACTAGATGCAAGCCTGAAATGAAGGACTACTGTTTCCACGGGCAGTGCGTGTACATAGTGGACTTGGATGAGCACTATTGCAG GTGTGACGTAGGCTTCTCTGGTGTCCGATGTGTGCATTCAGAACTCGTCAGACAACCCCTCAGTAAGGAGTATGTGGCACTGACAGTTATCGTAGTTCTGCTTTTCCTCATCGCCATCTCTGTTGCAAGCTACTACATCTGCAGAAG GTACCGAAGCAAGCAGAGACAAACGAACGCCAGCGAATACAAGGAAGTTGGTGCCCTGTAG